In Eriocheir sinensis breed Jianghai 21 chromosome 17, ASM2467909v1, whole genome shotgun sequence, one genomic interval encodes:
- the LOC126999910 gene encoding phosphatidate cytidylyltransferase, mitochondrial-like isoform X1, whose product MPSRYSRVLQSFPKGYSLAFAYGSGVFKQLGHRNVKDNMMDFIVAVRDPQEWHQVNMAQNPKHYSALRFGGPHFIGRVQENWGAKVYFNTLVPTHEGMIKYGVISHSSLVADLLDWDTLYVAGRLHKPVLLLHKESEDEELHTALKLNLFSAVHTALLLLPELFSEEQLYITLAGLSYAGDFRMYVGEDQNKVKNIVGAQKHEFRSLYTPVLKELEEYVILDTLSGMGEQDTSPPARLYHLSMLPKRLQLMLIKEWNKDRRNRDLEDVLRAAAHDTDVEDVIRKGIEDIVKVSSLTQSIKGILTAGALKSLRYSWSKVKKMWKSLQR is encoded by the exons ATGCCCTCACGTTACTCACGCGTGTTGCAGAGCTTTCCAAAAGGATATTCCCTTGCTTTTGCGTATGGCTCCGGAGTATTCAAACAACTGGGACATCGAAATGTCAAA GATAACATGATGGACTTCATAGTGGCAGTCCGGGATCCACAGGAATGGCATCAAGTGAACATGGCACAAAATCCTAAGCATTACTCTGCACTGAGGTTTGGAGGGCCTCACTTCATTGGCAGAGTTCAAGAAAACTGGGGAGCCAAAGTGTACTTCAATACACTCGTTCCAACACATGAGGGA ATGATAAAATATGGAGTAATATCACACTCTAGTTTAGTGGCAGACCTGTTAGACTGGGACACATTGTATGTTGCTGGCCGCTTACATAAGCCAGTCCTCTTACTGCACAAGG AATCTGAAGATGAAGAGCTTCACACTGCCCTCAAGTTGAATTTGTTTTCTGCAGTGCACACTGCCCTTCTCCTGCTACCAGAGCTTTTCAGTGAAGAGCAGTTGTACATCACTCTGGCTGGACTTTCATATGCAG gAGACTTCCGGATGTATGTTGGTGAAGACCAGAATAAAGTGAAGAACATAGTTGGGGCCCAAAAGCATGAATTTCGAAGCCTTTATACACCAGTTCTTAAAGAACTAGAAGAATATGTAATTCTGGACACACTCAGTGGAATGGGAGAGCAAGACACCTCCCCACCAGCAAGGTTGTATCATCTCTCCATGCTTCCTAAAAGATTACAG CTTATGTTGATTAAGGAGTGGAATAAGGACCGTAGAAATAGAGATCTAGAGGATGTTCTCAGAGCAGCTGCTCATGACACAGATGTAGAGGATGTCATACGTAAAG gTATTGAAGACATTGTAAAGGTCTCTAGTTTAACTCAAAGCATCAAAGGCATACTGACTGCAGGTGCTCTCAAGTCTCTCAGGTATTCTTGGtccaaagtgaaaaaaatgtggaaaagttTGCAGAGATAA
- the LOC126999910 gene encoding phosphatidate cytidylyltransferase, mitochondrial-like isoform X2, with product MMDFIVAVRDPQEWHQVNMAQNPKHYSALRFGGPHFIGRVQENWGAKVYFNTLVPTHEGMIKYGVISHSSLVADLLDWDTLYVAGRLHKPVLLLHKESEDEELHTALKLNLFSAVHTALLLLPELFSEEQLYITLAGLSYAGDFRMYVGEDQNKVKNIVGAQKHEFRSLYTPVLKELEEYVILDTLSGMGEQDTSPPARLYHLSMLPKRLQLMLIKEWNKDRRNRDLEDVLRAAAHDTDVEDVIRKGIEDIVKVSSLTQSIKGILTAGALKSLRYSWSKVKKMWKSLQR from the exons ATGATGGACTTCATAGTGGCAGTCCGGGATCCACAGGAATGGCATCAAGTGAACATGGCACAAAATCCTAAGCATTACTCTGCACTGAGGTTTGGAGGGCCTCACTTCATTGGCAGAGTTCAAGAAAACTGGGGAGCCAAAGTGTACTTCAATACACTCGTTCCAACACATGAGGGA ATGATAAAATATGGAGTAATATCACACTCTAGTTTAGTGGCAGACCTGTTAGACTGGGACACATTGTATGTTGCTGGCCGCTTACATAAGCCAGTCCTCTTACTGCACAAGG AATCTGAAGATGAAGAGCTTCACACTGCCCTCAAGTTGAATTTGTTTTCTGCAGTGCACACTGCCCTTCTCCTGCTACCAGAGCTTTTCAGTGAAGAGCAGTTGTACATCACTCTGGCTGGACTTTCATATGCAG gAGACTTCCGGATGTATGTTGGTGAAGACCAGAATAAAGTGAAGAACATAGTTGGGGCCCAAAAGCATGAATTTCGAAGCCTTTATACACCAGTTCTTAAAGAACTAGAAGAATATGTAATTCTGGACACACTCAGTGGAATGGGAGAGCAAGACACCTCCCCACCAGCAAGGTTGTATCATCTCTCCATGCTTCCTAAAAGATTACAG CTTATGTTGATTAAGGAGTGGAATAAGGACCGTAGAAATAGAGATCTAGAGGATGTTCTCAGAGCAGCTGCTCATGACACAGATGTAGAGGATGTCATACGTAAAG gTATTGAAGACATTGTAAAGGTCTCTAGTTTAACTCAAAGCATCAAAGGCATACTGACTGCAGGTGCTCTCAAGTCTCTCAGGTATTCTTGGtccaaagtgaaaaaaatgtggaaaagttTGCAGAGATAA